In Canis aureus isolate CA01 chromosome 12, VMU_Caureus_v.1.0, whole genome shotgun sequence, a genomic segment contains:
- the CYP1B1 gene encoding cytochrome P450 1B1, whose protein sequence is MATSLGPDAPLQPSALSAQQTTLLLLLSVLAAVHAGQWLLRQRRRQPGSAPPGPFAWPLIGNAAAMGPAPHLSFARLARRYGDVFQIRLGSCPVVVLNGERAIRQALVQQGAAFADRPRFASFRVVSGGRSLAFGQYSPRWKVQRRAAHSTMRAFSTRQPRSRRVLEGHVLAETRELVALLARGSAGGAFLDPRPLTVVAVANVMSAVCFGCRYSHDDAEFRELLSHNEEFGRTVGAGSLVDVLPWLQRFPNPVRTAFREFEQLNRNFSNFVLRKFLRHRESLQPGAAPRDMMDAFILSAGTEAAEGSGDGGARLDMEYVPATVTDIFGASQDTLSIALQWLLILFTRYPQVQARVQEELDQVVGRNRLPCLDDQPNLPYTMAFLYEGMRFSSFVPVTIPHATTTSACVLGYHIPKDTVVFVNQWSVNHDPVKWPNPEDFDPARFLDKDGFIDKDLASSVMIFSVGKRRCIGEELSKMQLFLFISILAHQCNFKANPEEPSKMDFNYGLTIKPKAFSINVTLRESMELLDSAVQKLQAEEDCQ, encoded by the exons ATGGCCACCAGCCTCGGGCCCGACGCTCCCCTGCAGCCGAGCGCGCTGTCCGCCCAGCAGACCacgctcctgctgctgctgtcgGTGCTGGCCGCGGTGCACGCGGGCCAGTGGCTGCTgaggcagcggcggcggcagccgGGGTCCGCGCCGCCCGGCCCGTTTGCGTGGCCGCTGATCGGAAACGCCGCGGCGATGGGCCCCGCGCCGCACCTCTCGTTCGCGCGCCTGGCGCGGCGCTACGGCGACGTGTTCCAGATCCGCCTGGGCAGCTGCCCGGTGGTGGTGCTGAACGGCGAGCGCGCCATCCGCCAGGCGCTGGTGCAGCAGGGCGCCGCCTTCGCCGACCGGCCGCGCTTCGCTTCCTTTCGCGTGGTGTCGGGCGGCCGCAGCCTGGCTTTCGGCCAGTACTCCCCGCGCTGGAAGGTGCAGCGGCGCGCGGCGCACAGCACCATGCGGGCCTTCTCCACGCGCCAGCCGCGCAGCCGCCGCGTCCTCGAGGGCCACGTGCTGGCCGAGACGCGCGAGCTGGTGGCGCTGCTGGCGCGCGGCAGCGCGGGCGGCGCCTTCCTGGACCCGCGGCCGCTGACCGTGGTGGCCGTGGCCAACGTCATGAGCGCCGTGTGCTTCGGCTGCCGCTACAGCCACGATGACGCCGAGTTCCGCGAGCTGCTCAGCCACAACGAGGAGTTCGGGCGCACGGTGGGCGCGGGCAGCTTGGTGGACGTGCTGCCCTGGCTGCAGCGCTTCCCCAACCCCGTGCGCACCGCCTTCCGCGAGTTCGAGCAGCTCAACCGCAACTTCAGCAACTTTGTCCTGCGCAAGTTCCTGCGGCACCGCGAaagcctgcagcccggggccgcCCCCCGCGACATGATGGACGCCTTCATCCTCTCGGCGGGGACCGAGGCGGCGGAGGGCTCGGGCGACGGCGGCGCGCGGTTGGACATGGAGTACGTGCCGGCCACTGTCACCGACATCTTCGGCGCCAGCCAGGACACGCTCTCCATCGCGCTGCAGTGGCTGCTCATCCTTTTCACCAG GTATCCACAAGTGCAGGCTCGGGTCCAGGAAGAATTGGATCAAGTCGTGGGTAGAAACCGGCTGCCCTGCCTGGATGACCAGCCCAACCTGCCCTACACCATGGCCTTTCTTTACGAAGGCATGCGTTTCTCCAGCTTTGTGCCCGTCACCATTCCTCATGCCACCACCACCAGTGCCTGTGTCTTAGGCTACCACATTCCCAAGGACACAGTGGTTTTTGTTAACCAGTGGTCTGTGAATCATGACCCAGTGAAGTGGCCTAACCCAGAGGACTTTGATCCAGCCCGGTTCTTGGACAAAGACGGCTTCATTGACAAGGACCTGGCCAGCAGCGTGATGATTTTTTCAGTGGGCAAACGGCGATGCATTGGGGAAGAGCTTTCCAAGATGCAGctgtttctcttcatttccatCCTGGCTCACCAGTGCAATTTCAAGGCCAATCCAGAGGAACCCTCAAAAATGGATTTTAATTACGGTCTGACCATTAAACCCAAGGCATTTAGTATCAACGTCACTCTCAGAGAGTCCATGGAGCTCCTTGATAGTGCCGTCCAAAAGTTACAAGCTGAGGAAGACTGCCAGTGA